From a region of the Carassius auratus strain Wakin unplaced genomic scaffold, ASM336829v1 scaf_tig00008771, whole genome shotgun sequence genome:
- the LOC113072319 gene encoding probable G-protein coupled receptor 146 has translation MWSCMVFNQTDASVDLQLCQDFGLILSIFSLVYLIVCFPVGLCYNALLVVVNLSNKVSMTMPDVYFVNIAIAGLVLNLVAPVELLGPSFTRWPMWEYNNELYITLLILFNISSLVIMYSTTLLSLDYYIERALPRTYMSSVYNTKHVCGFIWGGAILTSFSSLLFYVCNHVSTKIIECSKMQNKEAADAIMMFIGYVVPAVAVLYAFVLILRIRKESTPLDQDSGRLDPSIHRLLLASVCMQFLLWTPYYMTLLVHTVAGAPGSHSNRQHLTKYYFLRCLSELLAFCSSFAIPLMYRQMNKNFSHKLQRLLKRLHCGDQSCPHEHSTVQQVVT, from the coding sequence ATGTGGAGCTGCATGGTTTTCAATCAGACAGATGCCAGCGTGGATCTCCAGCTCTGCCAGGACTTTGGACTCATTCTGTCCATCTTCTCTCTCGTTTACCTCATCGTCTGCTTTCCAGTGGGGCTTTGCTACAATGCCCTGCTGGTGGTGGTTAACCTTTCCAACAAGGTCTCCATGACCATGCCTGATGTCTACTTTGTGAACATAGCCATTGCTGGATTGGTGCTCAACTTGGTGGCTCCAGTAGAGCTGCTGGGGCCCAGTTTTACACGGTGGCCCATGTGGGAGTACAACAACGAGCTCTACATTACCCTTCTCATTCTCTTCAACATCTCCTCTCTGGTCATCATGTACTCCACAACCTTGCTCAGTCTGGACTATTACATCGAGCGAGCTCTCCCACGCACCTACATGTCCAGTGTCTACAACACCAAGCACGTTTGTGGCTTCATCTGGGGCGGTGCCATCCTCACCAGCTTCTCTTCGCTGCTCTTCTATGTCTGCAACCACGTCTCTACTAAAATCATTGAGTGCTCCAAGATGCAGAACAAAGAGGCGGCTGACGCCATCATGATGTTCATTGGGTACGTGGTGCCGGCGGTGGCTGTGCTTTATGCATTCGTGCTAATCCTCCGCATCCGGAAGGAGTCCACCCCTTTGGACCAGGACTCTGGGAGGCTTGATCCATCTATCCACAGGTTGTTGCTGGCCTCCGTGTGTATGCAGTTTCTTCTATGGACTCCATACTACATGACCCTTCTGGTGCACACAGTGGCTGGAGCTCCCGGGAGCCATTCCAACAGGCAGCACCTTACCAAATACTACTTCCTGCGATGTTTATCTGAGCTGCTCGCCTTCTGCAGTAGCTTCGCCATTCCCCTCATGTACAGGCAAATGAATAAGAACTTTTCCCATAAACTGCAGCGGCTTCTGAAGAGGCTGCACTGCGGGGACCAATCGTGTCCTCACGAACACTCAACAGTACAGCAGGTGGTTACATGA